The nucleotide window GCGATAAGCAGGGATATAGGAGCCGAACGCATTGCAAAAACAATATATCCCCTTGTGGATGGATTAGGGCAACACGCTAATACGCTTTGCTATATCCCTGCCCCTTTCGCTTGTAATCAATTGTTGAGTTTCACGGGCACGACCGTCAGCCCGCAGGTCCGGCGACTGCTCACCGATGTCATCGCTGAGCTGCAAAAGCTCGTCAAATCCAGCCGGTAATCATATCCATGTCAACGATATCAACAACTATTGAGTAGCAGCTATCCCATACCAACTTCCCGCAACGCAGTCACGACCCATGGTTCAGTGACGAGCACTAAGGCGGCAGCAAACTCCTCCCAAGGAGATGCTGCCGCCTCTATTATTGCCCACCGCAAGCAATACCCGGGAATCGAAGGCGTCCTGGAACTGGCTTCCCAGCTTGTTACCAAATATACCGGACGCGAGGATATCCGCGGACTAGCGCTAAAAATTACCCGCAAGGTTCCCAGGAATATTAACACCGGTCTTCCTGACCTGCGGAATGTAGATCAAATTGCGGGTGCCATTTACAAGTGGATAACGAAAAATATCAACTACGTGCGCGATCCATGGAATATCGAGCGGATCCAATCCCCCGATGTCACCATCCGGCAAAAAGCCGGAGATTGCGACGACCACGCGATTCTGTCAGCGGCCCTGCTGCAAAGCCTGGGCATCCAAACCGGCTTTCGGATTGTCAGCCGAACAGGACGAACCTATGACCATATTTATACCGTTTTCCGATCCCCAGAAGGGTGGAAATCCTTTGATACGACCGTTGCTAAATATCCCGGGTTCAGGTTTGACGAGCGGCTGATCAAAAAGTCCAAGCACCTGCCCAACCGGATGCCGGATGGATTAGGCATTGATCCCGTTACCCTCACCGCTGCGGCTTCGTCAGCACTGCAAATGGGCGTCACCATGAAACCACTGTTTTCCAAATGGTTTGGCGCCAAAGATAAGGGCGAACGCACCCAGCGCGGACAATGGCGCGATTACCTGATGGTCCGAGGGGTCCGTTCGGACGTGATTTCATTTTCCCAAAAGGATAACGCCATCCTCCAGCAGTACGCTATGGTAATTCAAGAGCACGGACAACCGGCCGTTGATTACCTGAACAAATATGGAAGTTTGGACAACAGCTTTCTGGCCAACCAACAACAATCTCGAAACAAAAAATGGCTCCTGTACGGCGGACTCTCAGCCGGGCTTCTCACGCTTGGCGGGATCAGCTACTGGGCCCTCAACCATTAACAACTGTTTATGAGTAGTTCCTATCTGCAACCCATTGCTATACAACCCGAAAATGATCAATTGATCATATCCAGCCAGCTTCCCAGTGGTGGACTGGAAGGTTGGGAGGAAGATGATCCCTGCCGGTATGCCAACCAAAGCTGCAAGGGCAAAATGTTTGGAAAGCTCAAAAGCTGCAGGCGCAAGCGCGAAAAATCGCAAGCCCTCTGCAAAGCTCACGAGCGTAAGCTAGCTGAGAAGAAGAGAATAGAACAGGAAAAACAGCAGCTCATGACGGCCTTACAGCATAACGTCACCGATACGGCTGCCAAACAAGAGACCGCATCCACAGCTATGATAGCAGGGGCAGCGGTGGGCGGGGTTGCCATTTTGGGAGCCGCCATCATGTTTGTCGCCAAAAAGAAAAAATTGAAATCCCAATAAGCATATCCCAATCCCTATGAACAGCAGCTCCTACGATCAGTTAGATTTTTTGCAAACGACCCAGCCGTTTAACTACACAAACAGTTTCCTCCCTCCCGTGGGATCCACAAGCAGCACCTCAAAGAAAACCAAGTTTGGCAGTATCCTCAATGACCTGTCCAGCTTTTTAACCACAGCGGCCGATACCGCCGTAACTGTGGATGGAGTTATAAATGGCGGAAAACCTCAATCTGGGGGCACTGGCCTGACGCCCGAGCAACAGATGGCGTTGATGCAAGCCCAGAAGTCAAATGGAAATATGACCTCCCTTCTACTTATTGGCGGCGTTGTCGTCGTAGGCGGAGGTATTATGTACACCCTGTTAAAAAAGAAATCCTGATATGACCGAAGCTATTCAGACAACAACCCATCCGGTTGGGATCTCTCACTTTATTGACGGACACATTCCCAACGGGCGGTATCCCAATCCAACGGCCTCGCAAGAAACCGTGTACCTGCAACCCACCGTCCAGCTGCAAGAAGTAGCAAAAGGCGCGGAAGTAACGGGTCAATCCAAGCAAACCCTTTGCGGACGC belongs to Fodinibius sp. Rm-B-1B1-1 and includes:
- a CDS encoding transglutaminase-like domain-containing protein gives rise to the protein MTSTKAAANSSQGDAAASIIAHRKQYPGIEGVLELASQLVTKYTGREDIRGLALKITRKVPRNINTGLPDLRNVDQIAGAIYKWITKNINYVRDPWNIERIQSPDVTIRQKAGDCDDHAILSAALLQSLGIQTGFRIVSRTGRTYDHIYTVFRSPEGWKSFDTTVAKYPGFRFDERLIKKSKHLPNRMPDGLGIDPVTLTAAASSALQMGVTMKPLFSKWFGAKDKGERTQRGQWRDYLMVRGVRSDVISFSQKDNAILQQYAMVIQEHGQPAVDYLNKYGSLDNSFLANQQQSRNKKWLLYGGLSAGLLTLGGISYWALNH